From the Eremothecium cymbalariae DBVPG#7215 chromosome 6, complete sequence genome, one window contains:
- a CDS encoding uncharacterized protein (similar to Ashbya gossypii ABL156C) → MKFKGIITSFSFLLLLGSSLLALFNILSGARHTGVLRNFYWLEADTSGFNDAPGNTRWYNYNWCEFSDGRTGRCSNRKVPVAFSPKDNFGYTEEMPNTFLQKRNTYYWLSRFAWVTLLLALIFMLSALLPHILAIFTERAHVISTFPLWFALFFLTLSACLYTACYVKGRNAFHRRNRYAKLGKRNFWFIWVSVFLLGLNCLWSTFLAASRAVTLYKNRSHKSDTYYDHPSDRSFDNSTAVHSGASAPQRKTFFNKDTGRPKGSNYDGEVLADSRDAGYSGNHNTYGADRTPHVSAPKTAAGYTGSAAQPNSAYATQPTSNYTPSTPAAAYRGNEVNTPSAKVSSPTKPTYDADKDFKAVNYDAYNSQSTTAPKQAPYPAGSETYRGGDNNGYYTPVNRNSGRIVDPTEYQGKPGTGHDLGVMAAQTASNAAKAI, encoded by the coding sequence ATGAAGTTTAAAGGAATCATTACATCGTTTTCGtttctattattactaGGCTCAAGTTTATTGGccctttttaatatattgtcCGGTGCCAGACACACTGGTGTGTTGAGGAACTTCTACTGGTTAGAAGCTGACACCTCAGGCTTTAACGATGCGCCTGGAAATACCAGATGGTACAACTACAACTGGTGTGAGTTTTCAGATGGGCGCACTGGCCGCTGCTCTAACAGAAAGGTCCCAGTGGCCTTCTCTCCAAAGGATAACTTTGGTTACACTGAAGAAATGCCAAACACGTTTTTGCAGAAACGTAATACCTACTACTGGTTATCCAGATTTGCCTGGGTTACTTTGTTGTTGGCCTTGATTTTCATGCTTTCCGCTTTGCTTCCACACATCTTGGCTATATTTACTGAGCGTGCTCATGTTATCTCCACTTTCCCATTGTGGTTTGCTTTGTTTTTCCTAACATTGTCAGCTTGTTTGTACACTGCCTGCTATGTTAAGGGACGTAACGCCTTCCACCGCAGAAACCGTTATGCTAAGTTAGGAAAGAGGAACTTCTGGTTTATCTGGGTTTCTGTGTTCTTATTAGGTCTCAACTGTCTATGGTCCACGTTCTTGGCTGCCAGCAGAGCTGTTACCTTGTACAAGAACCGCAGCCATAAGTCTGACACCTACTATGACCACCCTTCTGACAGGTCTTTTGACAATAGCACTGCCGTTCACAGTGGTGCCTCTGCCCCTCAAAGAAAGactttcttcaacaaggATACTGGTAGACCTAAGGGCTCTAACTATGACGGTGAAGTCCTTGCAGACAGCCGTGATGCTGGCTATAGTGGCAACCATAACACCTACGGTGCTGATCGCACGCCTCACGTTTCTGCTCCTAAGACTGCTGCTGGCTACACCGGCTCCGCCGCTCAACCAAACTCTGCCTACGCTACTCAGCCAACCTCAAACTACACTCCTAGCACCCCAGCTGCTGCATACAGAGGCAATGAAGTCAACACCCCTAGTGCCAAAGTTAGCTCTCCAACGAAGCCAACATACGATGCTGACAAGGATTTCAAGGCCGTCAACTACGACGCCTACAACTCCCAAAGCACTACTGCCCCAAAGCAGGCTCCATATCCAGCTGGTTCTGAAACTTATAGAGGGGGTGATAACAATGGCTACTATACCCCTGTAAACAGGAATTCGGGAAGAATCGTTGATCCTACGGAATACCAAGGCAAGCCTGGTACTGGGCATGACTTAGGCGTTATGGCTGCTCAAACTGCATCCAACGCTGCCAAGGCCATTTGA